Proteins encoded within one genomic window of Onychostoma macrolepis isolate SWU-2019 chromosome 11, ASM1243209v1, whole genome shotgun sequence:
- the il10 gene encoding interleukin-10, with translation MVFTGVILSALVMLLLSDSAQCRRVDCKSDCCSFVEGFPVRLKELRSAYREIQRFYESNDDLEPLLNENVQQNINSPYGCHVMNEILRFYLDTILPTAVRKDHLHSKTPIDSIGNIFQDLKRDILKCRNYFSCQNPFEFASIKHSYEKMKENGVSKAMGELDMLFKYIEQYLASKRVKH, from the exons ATGGTTTTCACTGGAGTCATCCTTTCTGCTCTGGTTATGCTTCTGCTTTCTGACAGTGCTCAGTGCAGAAGAGTCGACTGCAAGTCTGACTGTTGCTCATTTGTGGAGGGCTTTCCTGTGAGACTGAAAGAGCTCCGTTCTGCATACAGAGAAATACAGAGGTTTTAT GAGTCCAATGATGACTTGGAACCATTACTGAACGAAAACGTGCAACAGAACATTAAT AGTCCTTATGGATGTCACGTAATGAACGAGATCCTGCGCTTCTACTTGGACACCATTCTGCCAACGGCTGTCCGGAAGGACCACTTGCACTCCAAAACACCAATCGACTCCATAGGAAATATATTTCAGGATCTCAAACGGGATATACTCAAATGT AGGAATTACTTTTCTTGCCAGAATCCTTTTGAGTTCGCCAGCATAAAGCACTCATATGAAAAG ATGAAGGAAAATGGCGTTTCTAAAGCCATGGGAGAGCTTGATATGCTCTTTAAGTACATCGAGCAGTATTTGGCATCAAAGAGAGTCAAGCACTAA